Proteins encoded in a region of the Isosphaeraceae bacterium EP7 genome:
- a CDS encoding transposase, with protein MVSGFDRQQFGAGGLRRRGDRLQPGSKHLVFTDASGIPLTGSVTAANLHDVTEMAPLVNSLPEVAGKVGRPRRKPDALQGGLAYDSEPHRQGLRGIGIEPVLPERGIDEREGLGETRWPVERTLAWAHQNRRLRIRDERRPEVHQEFLFIK; from the coding sequence CTGGTCTCGGGCTTTGATCGACAGCAGTTCGGTGCGGGCGGCCTACGGCGGCGGGGAGACCGGCTCCAGCCGGGCTCCAAGCACCTCGTCTTCACCGACGCCTCGGGCATCCCGCTGACCGGCTCGGTGACGGCGGCCAACTTGCACGACGTGACCGAGATGGCTCCGCTGGTCAACTCGCTCCCCGAGGTTGCCGGAAAGGTGGGACGCCCGAGGCGGAAGCCGGATGCGTTGCAGGGGGGCCTGGCCTACGACTCGGAGCCGCACCGGCAAGGGTTACGTGGGATCGGTATCGAGCCGGTGCTGCCCGAGCGGGGGATCGACGAGCGTGAGGGGCTGGGCGAGACCCGCTGGCCGGTGGAGAGGACGCTGGCATGGGCTCACCAGAACCGGCGGCTCCGGATCAGGGATGAGCGACGTCCGGAAGTCCATCAAGAGTTCCTCTTCATAAAATAA
- a CDS encoding transposase: MPASQSARTRSLRSSQYGFTPRLPRDDSSLSHTQSGARALHQPENRSKGGRPPVGNRGAFTGILFVLKTGIPWEDLPCEMSCGSGMTCWRRLRDWQADGTWGNIHKELLSRLRGADRIDWSRALIDSSSVRAAYGGGETGSSRAPSTSSSPTPRASR, from the coding sequence ATGCCCGCGTCGCAGTCGGCCAGGACGCGTTCCCTGAGATCCAGCCAATACGGCTTCACACCGCGACTCCCGAGGGACGACTCGTCGCTCAGTCATACCCAATCGGGAGCCAGGGCGCTACACCAACCTGAAAACCGCTCTAAAGGGGGCCGCCCTCCGGTCGGCAACCGGGGGGCATTCACCGGCATCCTCTTCGTGCTCAAGACCGGCATCCCCTGGGAGGATCTGCCCTGCGAGATGAGCTGCGGCAGCGGCATGACCTGCTGGCGTCGGCTTCGGGACTGGCAGGCCGACGGCACCTGGGGCAACATCCACAAGGAGCTGCTCTCCCGCCTCCGGGGTGCCGACAGGATCGACTGGTCTCGGGCTTTGATCGACAGCAGTTCGGTGCGGGCGGCCTACGGCGGCGGGGAGACCGGCTCCAGCCGGGCTCCAAGCACCTCGTCTTCACCGACGCCTCGGGCATCCCGCTGA
- a CDS encoding serine/threonine-protein kinase, with product MSEANRPAPPVARWSGSAARRFLRLCAGMNNLVEEGGPDVVAFLDSEPGLPAEEAVAVLRADQRRRIRAGRPAPAEWYFERFPGLLSDPERALDLIFSEYLLRESAGERPEVRDYLVRFPRLSGRISLQAEFHLALGPVEAIATEEDDPPPAQAGAPHNLPSFPGYEILRQLGVGGMGVVYEAYQVGLKRRVALKMVLAGQGDAPERAARFQKEAEAAARLHHPNIAEIHEIGEFEGRPYFTLELVEGGDLAGELARGLMAPRRAAQLTESLARAMHYAHERGIIHRDLKPSNILLTPEGLPKVADFGLAKHLGGDPGQTRSGTVLGSPGYMAPEQASGKVREVGREADVYSLGAILYEMLTGAPPFHAESAMEALSMLLSEDPVRPRRLKPKVSRDLETICLKCLERNPRRRYPTAGDLADDLGRFLDHDPIRARPIAPPERIWRWCRRRTSLAFAAGLAAVAVASTIGLAISLGVHQYRAAGRIEEASIEVRARRRQVDQMAAQLAYDHGQALAERGDVAHGLLWLARGLAGAEHVGDAALEQATRRNLAGWWGRIHPLRLRWAHPGPIQSVAYSPDGKLAATASEDRTVRIWQAATGEPAGPALEHPSGVRSVAFSPDGKTLLTGCDDSSARVWDLATGRRVGPPLAHESSILSVALSPDGKTALTGGTDGTARLWDISTGRPLLEPFRHQERVAAVAFSPDGRAILTTSWDRTARLWDAATGVQLGQTMAHDGWVCAAAFSPDGRTVLTGCYDHTARLWDRETGLPLRPSILHQHCVASVAFSPDGRRLATGSIDGTARVWDAATGEPVGPLLRHQHTVSSVAFAPDGRSLMTGGFDGEARVWEVGRAAGRAFLHAGFIRAVTFSPDGRRILSASQDHTARLWDAATGEPIGPPMHHDDAVESIAFSPDGRSVLTGSLDATAQLWDAATLTALGPPLRHGAGVRSVAFSPDGRTALTGSDDRTARLWDAATGLPIGRPLSHGDAVRSVAFSPDGRTALTGSDDRTARLWDAATGLPRLRPLAHRGRVITVVFSPNGRAVLTGSDDSEARLWDAETGTLLVGPLHHGGPVSVATFSPDGLSAITGGWDRTARLWDVATGRPIARPLRHDGQLRALAISPDGRTVLTGSYDRTAQLWDQSTGRPIGPSFRHESQVWFVAFAPGGRSVLSGGEEYAAHLWDVPAVINTPTPSLGRSIRVATGMELRDDGSLHMLSLEEWDDLMRRQARDKDRYFLP from the coding sequence ATGAGTGAAGCAAACCGGCCCGCGCCCCCGGTCGCCCGGTGGTCCGGCTCGGCGGCCCGGCGATTCCTCCGCCTCTGCGCCGGCATGAACAATCTTGTTGAGGAGGGCGGCCCCGATGTCGTCGCATTCCTGGATTCCGAGCCTGGGCTCCCGGCCGAGGAGGCCGTCGCGGTCCTTCGGGCCGACCAGCGCCGGCGGATTCGGGCCGGTCGTCCGGCCCCGGCGGAGTGGTACTTCGAGCGGTTCCCCGGGCTCCTTTCGGACCCTGAGCGGGCGCTCGACCTGATTTTCAGCGAATACCTGCTCCGCGAGTCGGCCGGCGAGCGGCCCGAGGTACGCGATTACCTCGTGCGGTTCCCCCGGCTCTCCGGTCGGATCTCGCTGCAGGCGGAGTTCCACCTCGCGTTAGGGCCGGTCGAGGCGATCGCGACCGAGGAGGACGATCCCCCCCCCGCCCAGGCCGGTGCCCCTCACAACCTCCCCTCGTTCCCCGGCTACGAGATACTCCGACAGCTCGGCGTCGGCGGGATGGGCGTGGTCTACGAGGCGTACCAAGTCGGCCTGAAGCGGCGGGTCGCCCTGAAGATGGTCCTGGCTGGGCAGGGCGACGCCCCCGAACGCGCCGCGAGGTTCCAGAAGGAAGCCGAGGCCGCCGCCCGCCTGCACCACCCCAACATCGCCGAGATCCACGAGATCGGCGAGTTCGAAGGCCGCCCCTACTTCACGCTCGAGCTGGTCGAGGGGGGCGACCTCGCGGGTGAGTTGGCCCGCGGGCTGATGGCCCCGAGGCGGGCCGCCCAGCTGACCGAGTCGCTGGCCCGGGCGATGCACTACGCCCACGAGCGGGGGATCATCCACCGCGACCTCAAGCCTTCCAACATCCTGCTGACTCCCGAGGGCCTCCCCAAGGTCGCCGACTTCGGCCTGGCCAAACACCTGGGGGGCGACCCCGGCCAGACCCGGAGCGGGACCGTGCTGGGCTCGCCCGGCTACATGGCACCGGAGCAGGCCTCCGGCAAGGTCCGCGAGGTCGGCCGCGAGGCCGACGTCTACTCGCTCGGTGCGATCCTCTACGAGATGCTCACCGGGGCCCCGCCGTTCCACGCCGAGAGCGCGATGGAGGCCCTGTCGATGCTCCTCAGCGAGGACCCGGTCCGCCCCCGCAGGCTCAAGCCCAAGGTCTCGCGCGACCTAGAGACGATCTGCCTGAAGTGCCTGGAGCGGAACCCCCGCCGTCGCTACCCGACCGCGGGGGATCTGGCCGACGACCTCGGCCGGTTCCTCGACCACGACCCGATCCGGGCCCGGCCGATTGCCCCTCCCGAGCGCATCTGGCGGTGGTGCCGGCGGAGGACCTCGCTGGCCTTCGCCGCCGGCTTGGCGGCGGTGGCGGTCGCCTCGACGATCGGGCTGGCGATCAGCTTGGGGGTCCACCAGTACCGGGCCGCCGGGCGGATCGAGGAGGCCTCGATCGAGGTTCGGGCCCGCCGGCGGCAGGTCGACCAGATGGCCGCGCAGCTCGCCTACGACCACGGCCAGGCGCTGGCCGAGCGGGGGGATGTAGCCCACGGCCTGCTCTGGCTGGCCCGCGGCCTGGCCGGCGCCGAGCATGTCGGCGACGCCGCCCTTGAGCAAGCCACCCGCCGGAATCTGGCCGGGTGGTGGGGTCGGATCCACCCGCTCCGGCTCCGCTGGGCCCACCCCGGCCCGATCCAGTCGGTGGCGTACAGCCCCGACGGCAAGCTCGCGGCCACCGCCAGCGAGGATCGGACGGTCCGGATCTGGCAGGCGGCCACAGGAGAGCCGGCCGGCCCGGCCCTGGAGCACCCTTCGGGGGTCCGCTCGGTCGCCTTCAGCCCAGACGGCAAGACACTCCTGACCGGCTGTGATGACTCGAGCGCCCGGGTCTGGGATCTCGCCACCGGCCGGCGGGTAGGCCCGCCCCTGGCCCACGAGAGCTCGATCTTATCGGTCGCCTTAAGCCCCGACGGCAAGACCGCCCTCACCGGAGGGACCGACGGGACTGCGCGGCTCTGGGACATCTCCACCGGCCGACCTCTCCTCGAGCCGTTCCGGCACCAGGAACGCGTCGCCGCGGTCGCCTTCAGCCCCGACGGGCGGGCGATCCTGACCACGAGCTGGGACCGCACCGCGCGGCTCTGGGACGCCGCCACCGGGGTCCAGCTCGGCCAGACGATGGCGCACGACGGCTGGGTCTGCGCGGCGGCCTTCAGCCCCGACGGGCGGACCGTCCTCACCGGCTGCTACGACCATACCGCCCGACTCTGGGACCGCGAGACCGGCCTCCCACTGAGGCCGTCGATACTTCACCAGCATTGCGTGGCGTCGGTCGCCTTCAGCCCCGACGGCCGGCGCCTGGCCACCGGGTCGATCGACGGGACCGCGCGGGTCTGGGACGCCGCCACCGGAGAGCCCGTCGGGCCCCTACTTCGCCACCAGCACACGGTCTCCTCGGTCGCGTTCGCCCCCGACGGCCGGTCCCTGATGACCGGCGGCTTCGACGGCGAGGCCCGGGTCTGGGAAGTCGGGCGGGCCGCTGGCCGAGCCTTCCTCCACGCCGGGTTCATCCGGGCCGTCACCTTCAGCCCCGACGGCCGGAGGATCCTCTCGGCCAGCCAGGACCACACCGCGCGACTCTGGGACGCCGCCACCGGCGAACCAATCGGGCCGCCGATGCACCACGACGACGCGGTCGAATCGATCGCCTTCAGCCCCGACGGCCGGTCGGTCCTCACCGGCAGCCTCGACGCGACCGCCCAGCTCTGGGACGCCGCGACGCTGACCGCCCTAGGGCCCCCGCTCCGGCACGGGGCCGGAGTCCGCTCGGTCGCCTTCAGCCCGGACGGCCGGACCGCGCTGACCGGCTCGGACGACCGGACGGCGCGGCTCTGGGACGCCGCCACCGGCCTGCCCATCGGCCGCCCTCTGTCCCACGGAGACGCGGTCCGCTCGGTCGCCTTCAGCCCGGACGGCCGGACCGCGCTGACCGGCTCGGACGACCGGACGGCGCGGCTCTGGGACGCTGCCACCGGCCTGCCCCGGCTCAGGCCGCTGGCCCACCGAGGTCGGGTGATCACGGTTGTCTTCAGCCCCAACGGGCGGGCTGTCCTCACCGGCTCGGACGACTCCGAGGCCCGGCTCTGGGACGCCGAGACCGGCACCCTGCTCGTCGGGCCCCTGCACCACGGCGGGCCCGTCTCCGTCGCCACCTTCAGCCCCGACGGGCTCTCGGCGATCACCGGCGGCTGGGACCGGACGGCGCGGCTCTGGGACGTCGCCACCGGCCGGCCCATCGCACGGCCCCTGCGTCACGACGGCCAGCTCCGGGCCCTGGCCATCAGCCCCGACGGCCGGACCGTCCTGACCGGTAGCTACGACCGGACCGCCCAGCTCTGGGATCAGTCCACCGGACGTCCCATCGGCCCCTCGTTCCGCCACGAGAGTCAGGTCTGGTTCGTTGCCTTCGCTCCCGGCGGCCGGAGCGTCCTCTCCGGTGGCGAGGAGTACGCCGCCCACCTCTGGGACGTCCCCGCCGTCATCAACACCCCCACCCCCTCGCTCGGCCGCTCGATCCGCGTCGCCACCGGCATGGAACTCCGCGACGACGGGTCGCTCCACATGCTCAGCCTCGAGGAATGGGACGACCTCATGCGGCGGCAGGCGCGCGACAAGGACAGGTACTTTCTTCCTTGA
- a CDS encoding ECF-type sigma factor — protein sequence MIGTVQFDDFIAKIRGGDEDAARELVRHFEQVIRREVHLRLDDRRLYRLFDSVDISQSVLASFFTRASSGGFDLETPEQLVGLLIQMTRNKVAFQVRRHRTLRRDSRKTDARPVDEIGLASPSLGPSEQASDQDLFEAVRARLGVEERRLVELRAEGWEWPEIAARLGGTAQARRVQLARAVNRVAREMELQRPGDE from the coding sequence ATGATCGGCACCGTCCAATTCGACGACTTCATCGCGAAAATTCGCGGGGGAGACGAGGACGCCGCGCGAGAGCTGGTCCGACATTTCGAACAGGTCATCCGCCGCGAGGTCCACCTCCGGCTCGACGACCGGAGGCTCTACCGCCTCTTCGACTCGGTGGACATTTCGCAATCAGTCCTGGCCAGCTTCTTCACGCGTGCAAGCTCGGGGGGCTTCGACCTGGAGACGCCCGAGCAGTTGGTCGGGCTTCTTATTCAGATGACCCGGAACAAAGTCGCCTTCCAAGTCCGCCGTCATCGGACTCTCCGTCGCGACAGCCGGAAGACCGACGCCCGGCCGGTCGACGAGATCGGTCTGGCCAGCCCCTCGCTGGGCCCAAGCGAGCAGGCCTCCGACCAGGACCTTTTCGAGGCCGTCCGGGCCCGCCTCGGCGTCGAGGAGCGGCGGCTGGTCGAACTCCGGGCCGAGGGCTGGGAGTGGCCCGAGATCGCGGCACGGCTAGGCGGGACGGCGCAGGCGCGTCGGGTCCAGCTCGCCCGGGCGGTGAATCGGGTCGCCCGCGAGATGGAACTGCAGAGGCCGGGCGATGAGTGA
- a CDS encoding FG-GAP-like repeat-containing protein has product MAFMSHRRCFWFVGSAVVIAAWGAAHAYDAWRFRSDFEAAKEAISQRSTGRALELLERASARHPGDGEVRFLIGACEQALGRPEAAAASWARVDAASPFAPSAAMLAARLALARDRLAEAEPLLVKALGGQGKLAVEARETLVNLYKIQGRFIEARAVVSGAWGTYPDPMGLLKELENLGSTSPMSVGVAHAALEKASRNAPEDDRIWLGLANLATRTGRFDEAKRRLEACLRRRPDDPAAWRGWFNWALATQDEAEVVRALRHLPEDAVPPPEILTLQAWFASRAGDLARERRAHQGMIDREPGNLLSLARLADLALAAGESDTAAKLRERRGELSRVMYLYERALQNLIPLDVPEAARQAEALGRFFEAHSLWSIVARREPGNAEARGAMARLKTLDDRRPPGPFLRDLLAELDAAPKANRPARPVSPGVTPEFEDDAEAVGLQFAFANGASSLHHLPETTAGGVGMLDYDGDGWLDVYLTQAGSFPPDLGSPQTSGDRLFRNRGDGTFEDATGSSGLSAFARGYGHGVTVGDFDNDGRPDLFVTRWRRYALYRNKGDGTFEDRTEGAGLGGDRDWPTSAAFADLDNDGDLDLYVCHYLAWDTQDPTPCWDEMRKRYSYCAPQHFRPLPDHLFRNDGGQFVDVSAEAGIVDTDGRGLGVVAADLDGDGRVDLYVANDQSANFLFRNLGGMRFEDIGQESGVASSGDGSFQASMGIACGDADGDGLPDLAVTNFFNESTTLYRNRGQGIFADATAEAGLAAATRHRLGFGAAFLDANNDGRLDLATANGHVDDFRPEIPYQMPAQLLIGVSGGRFVDATAAAGAPWQVPRVARGLAVGDLDNDGRPDLLIHALDSRLAYFHNRTAGGHWLTVGLEGAASHRDAVGARVEVVAGGQRSVAWRIGGGSFQSASDPRLHFGLGDAGLVERIEVTWPSGRVDRFGPIPADAGYRLREGHGTPEPLPGFRTAGMARIAGDAGPGASSEAAPLGNVAIPSPPRAVP; this is encoded by the coding sequence ATGGCATTCATGTCGCATCGCCGGTGTTTCTGGTTCGTTGGATCGGCCGTTGTCATCGCAGCATGGGGGGCCGCCCATGCGTACGATGCCTGGCGATTCAGGTCCGACTTCGAGGCCGCGAAGGAGGCAATCTCGCAGCGATCGACCGGACGCGCCCTCGAGCTCCTGGAGCGGGCCTCGGCCCGTCACCCGGGGGATGGGGAAGTCCGGTTCCTCATCGGCGCCTGCGAGCAGGCACTGGGCCGTCCCGAGGCCGCGGCGGCGTCCTGGGCGCGGGTCGACGCGGCCTCGCCGTTCGCCCCGTCCGCGGCGATGCTGGCGGCCCGCCTGGCGCTGGCACGCGACCGGCTCGCCGAGGCCGAGCCGCTGCTGGTCAAGGCCCTGGGTGGCCAGGGCAAGCTCGCCGTCGAGGCCCGAGAAACGCTGGTGAACCTGTACAAGATCCAGGGGCGGTTCATCGAAGCTCGGGCGGTCGTCTCGGGGGCCTGGGGCACCTACCCGGACCCGATGGGCCTGCTCAAGGAGCTGGAGAACCTCGGCTCGACCAGCCCCATGTCCGTGGGGGTCGCCCACGCCGCCCTCGAGAAGGCCTCGAGGAACGCCCCCGAGGACGACCGGATCTGGCTGGGGCTGGCCAACCTGGCGACCCGGACGGGCCGCTTCGACGAGGCGAAACGACGGCTCGAAGCCTGCCTCCGCCGTCGGCCGGACGACCCGGCGGCCTGGCGGGGCTGGTTCAACTGGGCCCTCGCCACCCAGGACGAGGCCGAGGTCGTGCGGGCCCTCCGCCACCTCCCCGAGGACGCGGTCCCCCCTCCCGAGATCCTCACGCTCCAGGCCTGGTTCGCCTCCAGGGCGGGTGATCTCGCCCGCGAGCGGCGGGCCCACCAGGGGATGATCGACAGGGAGCCCGGGAACCTGCTCTCCCTCGCGCGGCTGGCCGACCTCGCGCTGGCCGCCGGGGAGTCCGACACGGCCGCCAAGCTGCGCGAACGACGGGGCGAGCTGAGCCGGGTCATGTACCTATACGAGCGGGCCCTCCAGAACCTGATCCCGCTCGACGTCCCCGAGGCGGCCCGCCAGGCGGAGGCCCTCGGCCGCTTCTTCGAGGCCCACTCACTCTGGTCGATCGTCGCCAGGCGAGAGCCCGGCAACGCCGAGGCGCGGGGGGCCATGGCCCGGCTCAAGACGCTGGACGACCGCCGCCCCCCGGGGCCGTTCCTCCGGGATCTCCTCGCCGAGCTCGACGCGGCCCCGAAGGCGAACCGTCCGGCGAGGCCTGTGTCGCCCGGCGTCACCCCCGAGTTCGAGGACGATGCCGAGGCGGTCGGCCTGCAATTTGCATTTGCCAATGGGGCGTCGTCCCTCCATCACCTGCCCGAGACGACCGCGGGAGGGGTCGGGATGCTCGACTACGACGGCGACGGATGGCTCGACGTCTACCTGACGCAGGCCGGGTCGTTCCCCCCCGACCTCGGGTCGCCGCAGACCTCGGGCGACCGTCTCTTCCGCAACCGGGGCGACGGCACGTTCGAGGACGCCACCGGGTCGTCGGGCCTGTCCGCGTTCGCCCGGGGTTACGGCCACGGGGTAACGGTCGGGGACTTCGACAACGACGGTCGGCCGGACCTGTTTGTCACGCGCTGGAGGCGTTACGCCCTCTACCGGAACAAGGGGGACGGCACGTTCGAGGACCGGACCGAGGGCGCCGGGCTGGGCGGCGACCGCGACTGGCCGACCTCGGCGGCCTTCGCCGACCTCGACAACGACGGCGATCTCGACCTCTACGTTTGCCACTACCTGGCCTGGGACACGCAGGACCCCACTCCCTGCTGGGACGAGATGCGAAAGCGCTACAGCTACTGCGCCCCGCAGCACTTCCGGCCCCTCCCCGATCACCTCTTCCGCAACGACGGCGGCCAGTTCGTCGACGTCTCGGCCGAGGCGGGGATCGTCGACACCGACGGCCGGGGCCTGGGCGTCGTCGCGGCTGATCTCGACGGCGACGGCCGGGTCGACCTCTACGTGGCCAACGACCAGTCGGCCAACTTCCTGTTCCGGAACCTGGGCGGGATGCGGTTCGAGGACATCGGCCAGGAGTCCGGGGTGGCCAGCAGCGGCGATGGGTCGTTCCAGGCGAGCATGGGAATCGCCTGCGGCGACGCCGACGGCGACGGCCTGCCTGACCTGGCCGTGACCAACTTTTTCAACGAGTCCACGACGCTCTACCGGAACCGCGGCCAGGGCATCTTTGCCGACGCCACCGCCGAGGCCGGGTTGGCCGCGGCGACCCGCCACCGGCTCGGCTTCGGGGCCGCCTTCCTCGACGCGAACAACGACGGTCGACTCGACCTGGCCACGGCCAACGGCCATGTCGACGACTTCCGGCCGGAGATCCCCTACCAGATGCCCGCGCAGCTCCTGATCGGGGTCTCGGGGGGCCGGTTCGTCGACGCGACCGCGGCCGCGGGGGCCCCCTGGCAGGTGCCCCGGGTGGCGCGGGGCCTGGCCGTCGGGGACCTCGACAACGACGGCCGGCCCGACCTCCTGATCCACGCGCTCGACTCCAGGCTCGCCTACTTCCACAACCGTACGGCCGGCGGCCACTGGCTCACGGTGGGCCTCGAAGGGGCCGCGTCGCACCGCGACGCCGTCGGCGCCCGGGTGGAGGTCGTTGCCGGCGGGCAACGGTCCGTGGCGTGGAGGATCGGCGGCGGGAGCTTTCAGTCGGCCTCCGACCCGAGGCTGCACTTCGGGCTCGGCGACGCCGGACTCGTCGAGAGGATCGAGGTGACCTGGCCCTCGGGGCGGGTCGACCGCTTCGGCCCGATCCCGGCCGACGCGGGGTATAGGCTCCGCGAGGGGCATGGGACGCCCGAGCCGCTGCCCGGCTTCCGGACCGCGGGGATGGCCCGCATCGCGGGCGACGCGGGGCCGGGGGCATCGTCGGAGGCCGCCCCCCTCGGGAACGTCGCGATTCCTTCGCCGCCACGAGCGGTCCCCTGA
- a CDS encoding DUF1559 domain-containing protein encodes MNLKSRRGFTLIELLVVISIIAVLIALLLPAVQSARESARRMQCTNNLKQIGLAMHNYHSAIGSFPLGNSLNVQGDTPGDLALWNSWSTQGMLLSYLEQTPLYNSINFNFGPYPTGPFSNLNSTSSNTVLNTFLCPSDPNSGAGKAGSGGNINNYAASFGATTTNGSGWEDSATPRNHQTATGSSGMFTFSQAYGVQDCTDGTSNTLAFAEWLVGDGRQSAGSKYRGNMEMGDTSPGTGYLNALGNLVQVQSNIATCRTKFQNEPNTADSTISDLKGWRWALGCYGFGSFNTVQIPNDTVGGCRTGSGPQAWADGGWAVGASSSHPGGINTLFADGSCKFVKSTINHATWMSIGTRSGGEIVSSDAY; translated from the coding sequence ATGAATCTCAAGTCAAGGCGTGGTTTCACCCTGATCGAGCTGCTCGTCGTCATCTCCATCATCGCGGTGCTCATCGCCCTCCTGCTGCCCGCGGTGCAGTCGGCCCGCGAGTCCGCCAGGCGGATGCAGTGCACCAACAACCTGAAGCAGATCGGCTTGGCGATGCACAACTACCATTCCGCCATCGGGAGCTTCCCGTTGGGCAATTCGCTGAATGTTCAGGGGGACACCCCGGGAGACCTCGCCCTCTGGAATTCCTGGAGCACCCAGGGCATGCTGCTGAGCTACTTGGAGCAGACGCCGCTATACAACTCGATCAATTTCAACTTCGGGCCCTACCCCACCGGCCCATTTAGCAACCTTAATTCGACCTCCAGCAACACGGTCCTGAACACCTTCCTCTGCCCCTCCGACCCGAACTCGGGCGCGGGCAAGGCCGGATCCGGCGGCAACATCAACAATTACGCCGCTTCCTTCGGCGCGACCACGACCAATGGCTCCGGCTGGGAGGACTCCGCAACGCCGCGTAATCACCAGACCGCCACGGGCAGCTCGGGCATGTTCACCTTCTCCCAAGCCTACGGGGTGCAGGACTGCACCGACGGGACCTCGAACACGCTCGCCTTCGCCGAGTGGCTGGTGGGCGACGGACGCCAGTCGGCGGGGAGCAAGTATCGCGGCAACATGGAGATGGGCGACACGTCGCCGGGCACCGGGTACCTCAACGCCCTCGGCAACCTCGTCCAGGTGCAGTCGAACATCGCGACCTGCCGCACCAAGTTCCAGAACGAGCCGAACACCGCCGACAGCACCATCTCCGATCTCAAGGGCTGGCGCTGGGCGCTGGGCTGCTACGGCTTCGGCTCGTTCAACACCGTCCAGATTCCCAACGACACCGTCGGTGGCTGCCGGACCGGCTCGGGCCCGCAGGCGTGGGCTGACGGCGGATGGGCCGTCGGGGCGTCGAGCTCGCACCCGGGGGGCATCAACACGCTGTTCGCCGACGGGAGCTGCAAATTTGTCAAGAGCACCATTAACCATGCGACCTGGATGTCGATCGGGACGAGGAGCGGTGGCGAGATCGTCAGCTCCGACGCCTATTGA
- a CDS encoding IS5 family transposase, with protein MVRHRLNDQQWELVQDLFPPPSRTGRPRRDRREILDGVLWVLRTGAPWRDLATELGPWANVWDLFDTRNGDGTLDAILSRLRSAAIDAGLVDRESWCIDGTVIRAARCAGGGGKGEDPEEPADHALGRSQGGFSTKIHQLCDGHGHPLDFHLTPGQAHETTGLVPPLEGAEERVVDGDGEPIAWPVALAGDKGYRADWIDEYLIEMGTTPVIPSKEGEDRSARPVEFDKDAYRRRSIVENLIGRLKECRRVFSRFEKTAKNFGGMIKMAFIQRYLRLCSG; from the coding sequence ATGGTGCGGCACCGACTCAACGATCAACAATGGGAGCTCGTCCAGGACCTCTTTCCCCCGCCCTCTCGCACGGGCCGTCCCAGGCGGGATCGTCGCGAGATCCTCGACGGAGTCCTCTGGGTCCTCCGCACAGGAGCCCCCTGGCGCGACCTGGCTACGGAGCTCGGGCCTTGGGCGAACGTCTGGGACCTCTTCGACACCCGGAACGGCGACGGGACGCTCGACGCGATTCTCTCCCGATTGCGATCGGCAGCCATCGACGCGGGCCTGGTCGACCGCGAGTCGTGGTGCATCGACGGCACCGTCATCCGTGCCGCCCGATGTGCCGGCGGGGGCGGCAAGGGCGAAGATCCCGAGGAGCCCGCCGATCACGCCCTGGGGCGTTCCCAAGGGGGGTTCTCGACCAAGATCCATCAGCTGTGCGACGGCCATGGCCATCCCTTGGACTTCCATCTGACGCCCGGGCAGGCCCACGAGACGACCGGCCTGGTCCCACCCCTGGAGGGAGCCGAGGAGAGGGTCGTCGATGGCGACGGCGAGCCGATCGCGTGGCCGGTCGCCCTGGCCGGCGACAAGGGGTATCGGGCCGACTGGATCGACGAGTACTTGATCGAGATGGGAACCACGCCGGTGATCCCGTCGAAGGAGGGCGAGGACCGCTCGGCTCGCCCGGTGGAGTTCGACAAGGACGCCTACCGGCGGCGGAGCATCGTGGAGAACCTGATCGGCCGGCTGAAGGAGTGTCGGCGAGTGTTCTCGCGGTTCGAGAAGACGGCGAAGAACTTCGGTGGCATGATCAAGATGGCATTCATCCAACGCTATCTACGTCTGTGCTCTGGATGA
- a CDS encoding winged helix-turn-helix domain-containing protein: MKPRGSAAELEARRRLAVTRVNEGWKQKDVAAFLGVSLKAVGKWMAAYRASGDGGLAGKPHPGPKPKRSGRQEAVVLSWLAASPEALGFKTRLWTTRRLAEVIAKRYGVRFNSNDLAAWLTARGQSPQKPAVVAVERDNPAIARWAAEDWPRLEKKPGTSTPTSS; this comes from the coding sequence ATGAAACCCCGGGGATCCGCCGCCGAACTGGAAGCCCGACGCCGACTGGCCGTCACCCGCGTCAACGAGGGCTGGAAGCAGAAGGATGTCGCCGCGTTCCTGGGCGTCTCGCTCAAGGCCGTCGGCAAGTGGATGGCCGCCTATCGCGCCTCCGGCGACGGCGGCCTGGCGGGCAAACCCCACCCGGGGCCCAAGCCGAAGCGATCGGGCCGCCAAGAGGCGGTGGTCCTCTCCTGGCTGGCCGCCAGCCCCGAGGCCCTCGGCTTCAAGACCCGGCTCTGGACGACGCGGAGGCTGGCCGAGGTGATCGCCAAGCGGTACGGCGTCCGCTTCAACTCCAACGACCTGGCCGCGTGGCTGACGGCACGCGGCCAGTCACCGCAGAAGCCCGCGGTGGTGGCGGTGGAACGCGACAACCCGGCCATCGCCCGCTGGGCCGCCGAGGACTGGCCGCGCCTGGAAAAAAAGCCCGGGACGAGCACGCCCACCTCGTCCTGA